One Glycine max cultivar Williams 82 chromosome 1, Glycine_max_v4.0, whole genome shotgun sequence genomic window, TGCATAATCTTCATCAATAGCTTCTCTCAAGGATTCAAACTCTTTGAGACATAGGTCAACATGTGATCTAAAAGCAAGCTTGACTTGTTTGTCCCATGAATGCTAAGTTTCAAAATTAGGTCATCATAAACTCCATTATTCCATCCTTCTTTAACAATAGCATCAAGAGATGGTTCCAACAACCATGAATTTTTGAACCGACAATGTTTTCTACAAGGCTTCTTGCAATTAGCATCTAGCAAAAGACGAATGGGTGAATGGTCAGATTTTGATGctacaatattttttagtttgaaaTTTGGGAACATGTCAATCCAATCAAGATTTGCCAACATCGTGtctaatttttcttcaatgGCATCTGATTTTCCTTTACTTTTTGATCATGTGAATTTATATCCTTCCATGGGGAGATCATGGAGGCCACTATCTGAAATAGCATCTCGAAAAACCTTGAATGAGGTAGTTTGGATGGTCTCGATTGCCAATTTTTTCATCTGTAGACTAGAGATCATTAAAATCTCCAAAAATGCAccaaggaagaaggaaagaatGAGAAAGAGTATGAATAAGATCCCaagagatttttcttttttctttttggggaAACCTGTCAATTGCCATATTTGCAAGccatttttatgaaattaaggGAGAAGTTGAGGAGATGACAATCAAATGGTTGTTTCCAAAACAGAGCAAGGCCACCACTCCTTCCATTAACATCAATAGCAATGCAAGAGTCAAAGTCAGtgagattttttatttcttcaattcGTCTAGAATTCACAAGGGTTTCACAGAGAAAGATGGCATGCAAATGGTATCACATCTTTACGGTAGTTTACCACACTAACAATGTAAACTTTGGCTTATGTAGCAAATGTTAATATGATGCCACATCTTTCATAAtttgtcattttaaaatattattgtcacATGTTACCAAATTGACTAAATTAATGTGATAAACTGATACAAGAATCCACTTAATCTAACTTagtcattttaaaatatcaaaataaaagtttttaaaattaaaaaatcatactaaaataaaataaaagactaaaaaaacattttaaccttttatttaatatttataatgaatCTTTAGCTCTTAAATCTTCATGTTCATGGAAAGAACTCAATTGACAACAAGGTGCACTACATTCAAGCTCATATTAATCTACTTGTTGGTACTAGTTCACTGTCCTCGTAAAATTCATCCAAACAAGAAGAGTggataattgttttatttaactaaattgaaaaaatattatgtgaGAAAACATATATTGAAAGCCATTACAAGAATATCATTTTAAACTGAATAAGAACCTTCAACAGGACATGAATTTAATTGTTTGTGTGCCAACAAATACTTGCATCCAATTGAATGTATCATTATTAATTGCAAACATTAACAATCCATTTAAGCACATGGATACCTTCCACCAATAATGTACAAAGGTacaatgccaaaaaaaaattgacattttttGGTATGTTTCCCATTCACCTGGAATCGAATTAATTCTTATATAGCAAAAGTACACCAACTATTAAAGTCAAATTTGTTTAACACTGCTgtcaaaaaatattgtttaacaCGATCTTACATCGTTCAAGTTCATTAATATTTCTTCACAGAAATAatctaaaatagaaaattataatttaatgttaataggaagttaaaatttcatattaaaaaaataaagataaaagggttttgtaatatttaaaaaatctaattaatttagttaattaaccttataatttttttattactacgGTAAAATACTTCTTGCTTGAGTAAACCACCAAAAAAACCCGTCGATTCAAACAGACCTTCCAAAAAGaatatatactttattttgACAAACCAACAAAGAATAATATCAaccttgaaagaaaaattaaataaaagagaaagaaatttacaaaagtaaaaaaacacaTCATCATGCAGGGAGAACCAGAAAAAAAGCACATCATGAttgacatatttttatttacctCGACATGAATTATTACATCACTTTATGGGAGGAGTGCTATAAATATATTgttcgatatatatatatatatatatatataccaattgatacatttcttttaattattattaaaaattataaatgataaataaaatttttaaataaggaataaattcatataatttgtaacaaattttttttaaaaataaaaaaatatgttaaaaaataaaaaatactaacgtaccattatctaattataaataattctatataataaatttattaatttttataataattatattaataattatttctgATTGATGAActataaaaaagtttttatactaaaattatattaccaTTAAACTCTTAATGATATTTTCTCTATACGTTTTTttaccaaatatatttttaatattttctctatattaaaaatataatatattttgatttatatttttttattaaaaatataatatatggtATTACAAATAGATTTTGAATATTTAGAGTCAATTTAGTCTCCCACTGTATtaagtttatttataaaaaattaaataaaatcataaagatGGGACCAGTTAATATGGTCATGATTTTGAACATTAAAAATGACGAAAGTACCCTTCCATTCGATGCTTTGTatcatgtaaaaatattttccaaagaTCAGAGACAATCACAAAGTGTCCCACGTTGTTGCTTTGCAAGTTGCGAGTCTCTCTTCCTACGACAACCGTTTCCTCTCGCCGGAAAACCGACATTGATCTCTCTCTCCGCCGATCCGTCCGCCATGAGTTCCGGCGAGCTCCTCCACATACAACCCCAGGAGCTGCAGTTTCCCTGTGAGCCTATTCAGATTCATTAAAGATTTTCACTTTTctcttcaaaattcaattttttcgcTTTTTTATTCGGTTTCTGCTTCTGGGTCTTGTTCtaatttcttgtttcttttttaatttttctgggTTTTGGGTTTGCGAAAATAGTTGAATTGAGGAAGCAGATCTCATGCTCTTTGCAGTTGTCTAACAAGACTGACAACTATGTGGCTTTCAAGGTTCCAATTTTACTCTTTATGTTTCTTTTCTGATTCACttctgaattattttttttagaattcatttttataccttttttttGGGTATAGTCTccacccccctcccccccccccccccccccccccccccccctcttcaatttttgtgtgttgtggagaattgtaattttgttttgggGTGCAATTCATGGTTTTGCAGGTTAAGACAACAAATCCTAAGAAATATTGTGTTAGACCTAACACTGGAGTTGTGATGCCTAGGTCTACTTGTGATGTCATAGGTTTCTTTTTCTCACTCTATATTTCTATCTTCCCTCCCTCTTTCACACAAAAGCACACTTGCATGCAAAGAGAATCTATCTTTTACTTGATTTGGTGGGCTATATATGGTGAAATActttatatttgtaatttttgggTTAAGTGTTGCTATAGATTATAGATTTAtcgttttttcatttttatgtgcaatagtttttttaataaataatatatgaactGACAGTGCAATCCAATCACAAACTGTTGAATTTTATGATAACTAACTTAAAGTCATACCAATAGTTATACCAACGATGATTTCTGATTGATTGATTATGTAAAAACTTTTACGTTGACCGTGTATGCCTATTGAACTTATATTGTTAAGTAACTTTGTTTTCTATGTATTGACTGTTAGtgtcttatttatatatttagtaaCAATGCAAGCCCAAAAGGAGGCACCTCCTGACATGCAATGCAAGGATAAGTTTCTCCTTCAAAGTGTAGTTGCAAGCCCTGGGGCAACCACAAAAGATATCACTCCAGAAATGGTATCCATTCAACAAATTACACTGTTTCATGATAGAATTAATACATGTGACATGTTGCTTAAGTTGATGGTTTACTTTTCTCAATTATATAGTTCAATAAAGAATCTGGTCATGATGTTGAAGAGTGCAAGTTGAGAGTTGTTTATGTTGCTCCTCCTCAACCACCATCCCCAGTTCGAGAAGGATCTGATGAAGACTCATCACCTCGTGCATCTGTATCTGAGAATGGACATTCAAGTGCTGCGGAATTTACAGGGGTGAGTAACCAGTGGGTTTTTGCATatattttcaaacaaattttcatctttttggttaattaatttttgtgataAACATGCACTGTAGGCTTCAAAAGCTTTCAATGAGCGGGCTGAACATCAGGATGCTTCTTTTGAGGtgacatatacatatataatttctcTCTGATTagcttttttcttcaattaaaaagaaaaacagttaACATTATAATTTCTATCATTATATGTGGCTCAGAgtactttttaattttggaaaaatcTAATGCTTGATGTTGGTTGTCGATCCTAACCTGAACATGCATGTAATAACATCTCCTTTTGACCCCTACCCAAAAGGACCGGTTT contains:
- the LOC100779655 gene encoding vesicle-associated protein 1-2, with product MSSGELLHIQPQELQFPFELRKQISCSLQLSNKTDNYVAFKVKTTNPKKYCVRPNTGVVMPRSTCDVIVTMQAQKEAPPDMQCKDKFLLQSVVASPGATTKDITPEMFNKESGHDVEECKLRVVYVAPPQPPSPVREGSDEDSSPRASVSENGHSSAAEFTGASKAFNERAEHQDASFEARAHISKVTEERNSVVEQNRRLQQELELLRRDASRSHGGVPFMYVVLVGIIGLILGFLLKRT